A genomic region of Procambarus clarkii isolate CNS0578487 chromosome 30, FALCON_Pclarkii_2.0, whole genome shotgun sequence contains the following coding sequences:
- the LOC123765586 gene encoding uncharacterized protein in mobD 3'region-like encodes MENLKSDLGDTPLKKSDLGDTPLKKSDLGDTPLNKSNLGEAPLKKSDLGEAPLKKSDLGEAPLKKSDLGEAPLKKSDLGEAPLKKSDLGEAPLKKSDLGEAPLKKSDLGEAPLKKSDLGEAPLKKSDLGEAPLKKSDLGEAPLKKSDLGEAPLKKSNI; translated from the coding sequence ATGGAAAATTTGAAGTCTGATTTAGGGGATACGCCCCTTAAAAAGTCTGATTTAGGGGATACGCCCCTTAAAAAGTCTGATTTAGGGGATACGCCCCTTAATAAGTCTAATTTAGGTGAGGCTCCCCTTAAAAAGTCTGATTTAGGTGAGGCTCCCCTTAAAAAGTCTGATTTAGGTGAGGCTCCCCTTAAAAAGTCTGATTTAGGTGAGGCTCCCCTTAAAAAGTCTGATTTAGGTGAGGCTCCCCTTAAAAAGTCTGATTTAGGTGAGGCTCCCCTTAAAAAGTCTGATTTAGGCGAGGCTCCCCTTAAAAAGTCTGATTTAGGTGAGGCTCCCCTTAAAAAGTCTGATTTAGGCGAGGCTCCCCTTAAAAAGTCTGATTTAGGTGAGGCTCCCCTTAAAAAGTCTGATTTAGGTGAGGCTCCCCTTAAAAAGTCTGATTTAGGCGAGGCTCCCCTTAAAAAGAGCAACATTTAG